From one Triticum urartu cultivar G1812 chromosome 3, Tu2.1, whole genome shotgun sequence genomic stretch:
- the LOC125542958 gene encoding 17.5 kDa class II heat shock protein-like: MEGRMFGLETPLMTALQHLLDVPDGESGGAGNAAGEKQGPTRAYVRDARAMAATPADVKELPSAYAFVVDMPGLGSGDIKVQVEDERVLVISGERRREEKEDARYLRMERRMGKLMRKFVLPENADMEKISAACRDGVLTVSVEKLPPPEPKKPKTIQVQVA, translated from the coding sequence ATGGAGGGCAGGATGTTCGGGCTGGAGACCCCGCTGATGACGGCGCTGCAGCACCTGCTGGACGTCCCGGACGGCGAGTCCGGCGGAGCCGGCAATGCCGCCGGCGAGAAGCAGGGCCCGACGCGCGCCTACGTCCGGGACGCGCGCGCCATGGCGGCCACCCCCGCCGACGTGAAGGAGCTGCCGAGCGCGTACGCGTTCGTGGTGGACATGCCGGGGCTGGGGTCCGGCGACATCAAGGTGCAGGTGGAGGACGAGCGGGTGCTGGTGATCAGCGGCGAGCGGCGGAGGGAGGAGAAGGAGGACGCTAGGTACCTGCGGATGGAGCGCCGCATGGGCAAGCTGATGCGCAAGTTCGTGCTGCCGGAGAACGCCGACATGGAGAAGATCTCCGCCGCGTGCCGCGACGGCGTGCTCACCGTGTCTGTCGAGAAGCTGCCGCCGCCCGAGCCCAAGAAGCCGAAGACCATCCAGGTCCAGGTCGCCTGA
- the LOC125542960 gene encoding 17.5 kDa class II heat shock protein-like, with the protein MAGMVFGLDAPMMAALQHLLDIPDGEAGAAAGEKQGPTRAYVRDARAMAATPADVKELPGAYAFVVDMPGLGSGDIKVQVEDERVLVISGERRREEKEDAKYLRMERRMGKLMRKFVLPENADMEKISAACRDGVLTVTVDKLPPPEPKKPKTIQVQVA; encoded by the coding sequence ATGGCGGGCATGGTGTTCGGCTTGGATGCCCCGATGATGGCCGCCCTGCAGCACCTGCTGGACATCCCGGACGGCGAGGCCGGAGCTGCCGCCGGCGAGAAGCAGGGCCCGACGCGCGCCTACGTCCGCGACGCGCGCGCCATGGCGGCCACCCCCGCCGACGTGAAGGAGCTGCCGGGCGCGTACGCGTTCGTGGTGGACATGCCGGGGCTCGGGTCCGGCGACATCAAGGTGCAGGTGGAGGACGAGCGGGTGCTGGTGATCAGCGGCGAGCGGCGGAGGGAGGAGAAGGAGGACGCCAAGTACCTGCGGATGGAGCGCCGCATGGGCAAGCTGATGCGCAAGTTCGTGCTGCCGGAGAACGCCGACATGGAGAAGATCTCCGCCGCGTGCCGCGACGGCGTGCTCACCGTGACCGTCGACAAGCTGCCGCCGCCCGAGCCCAAGAAGCCCAAGACCATCCAGGTCCAGGTCGCCTGA
- the LOC125542957 gene encoding polynucleotide 5'-hydroxyl-kinase NOL9-like isoform X1 has protein sequence MKHRRRSKQQKLDSVPPPASPAARAPRPMPSPSASPKSPALATPPPEQAPEVVVPEDWAMATDVISSDLSSPVVLVCGPSNSGKSTFTRLLLNKLLPSYGRVGYLDTDVGQPEFSPPGCLSLHIVDEAITDMQNPVLREAERCCFYGDISSKGDPESYLNSLFLLYNYFVEKYRCPGGEVLPLIVNTPGWVKGTGFDMLVEMLRYICPTIVVPIRTRMQRKNLPDGMFWLTGGETEPKVITIDAASRDSLSKSSLKRKDGGGMRERRLVEYFKQCFSSDISLATNKELAYALASLPPYEVSFSDVTVMHLHCEVPRTEIWHSLNATIVGLASSCDTPATAHAIPWCVGLGIVRGVDVQRGLLYVITPVAVEHLQSVDLLLQGLIEIPRSVLQVKGCESPYMSTNVRDKITGKDLYASNLNSPLSRQDDGDSDSDADTM, from the exons ATGAAGCACCGCCGGCGGTCGAAGCAGCAGAAGCTCGACTCCGTGCCTCCCCCTGCGTCCCCGGCCGCCCGCGCTCCACGCCCCATGCCAAGCCCGAGCGCCAGCCCCAAAAGCCCCGCCCTCGCCACTCCTCCGCCGGAGCAGGCGCCGGAAGTGGTAGTCCCCGAGGACTGGGCCATGGCCACCGACGTCATCTCCTCCGACCTCTCGTCTCCGGTTGTCCTCGTGTGTGGCCCCTCCAACAGCGGCAAGTCGACCTTCACCCGCCTCCTCCTCAACAAGCTGCTCCCCAG CTATGGGAGGGTCGGGTATCTGGACACCGACGTGGGGCAGCCGGAGTTCTCGCCGCCGGGGTGTCTCTCTCTGCACATCGTGGATGAAGCTATCACAG ATATGCAGAACCCGGTTCTGCGGGAGGCAGAAAG GTGCTGCTTCTACGGCGATATATCTTCAAAAGGGGATCCAGAATCATATCTGAACTCTTTATTTCTCTTGTATAACTACTTCGTTGAAAAATATCGTTGTCCTGGGGGTGAAGTGCTTCCTTTGATTGTCAACACTCCTGGATGGGTGAAAG GTACTGGTTTTGATATGCTTGTGGAGATGCTAAGGTATATCTGTCCCACAATTGTTGTTCCGATACGCACCAGAATGCAGAGAAAGAATCTCCCTGATGGAATGTTTTGGTTAACCGGTGGGGAAACAGAACCTAAAGTGATTACAATTGATgctgcaagtcgtgattccttgTCAAAATC ATCGTTAAAGCGGAAAGATGGGGGTGGAATGCGTGAACGGCGGCTTGTGGAGTACTTTAAACAATGTTTTTCAAGTGACATATCACTAGCAACAAACAAAGAGCTTGCTTATGCCCTAGCGTCTCTGCCACCCTATGAAGTATCATTTTCAGATGTTACAGTTATGCATCTTCATTGCGAG GTACCCCGTACTGAGATATGGCATAGTCTGAATGCAACCATAGTTGGCTTGGCAAGTAGTTGTGACACACCTGCGACAGCCCATGCAATTCCTTGGTGTGTTGGGCTTg GTATTGTCAGAGGCGTCGATGTGCAAAGGGGCCTGTTATATGTTATCACTCCTGTTGCTGTTGAACATCTTCAAAGCGTAGATTTGCTGCTGCAGGGTCTCATTGAGATTCCGAGATCTGTTCTACAG GTCAAGGGATGCGAGTCGCCGTACATGTCCACCAATGTGCGGGACAAGATAACGGGGAAGGATCTGTACGCGAGTAATCTCAACAGCCCACTGTCCAGACAGGATGACGGCGATTCCGATTCGGATGCAGATACTATGTAA
- the LOC125542957 gene encoding polynucleotide 5'-hydroxyl-kinase NOL9-like isoform X2 → MKHRRRSKQQKLDSVPPPASPAARAPRPMPSPSASPKSPALATPPPEQAPEVVVPEDWAMATDVISSDLSSPVVLVCGPSNSGKSTFTRLLLNKLLPSYGRVGYLDTDVGQPEFSPPGCLSLHIVDEAITDMQNPVLREAERCCFYGDISSKGDPESYLNSLFLLYNYFVEKYRCPGGEVLPLIVNTPGWVKGTGFDMLVEMLRYICPTIVVPIRTRMQRKNLPDGMFWLTGGETEPKVITIDAASRDSLSKSSLKRKDGGGMRERRLVEYFKQCFSSDISLATNKELAYALASLPPYEVSFSDVTVMHLHCEVPRTEIWHSLNATIVGLASSCDTPATAHAIPWCVGLVYKPAQVLSEASMCKGACYMLSLLLLLNIFKA, encoded by the exons ATGAAGCACCGCCGGCGGTCGAAGCAGCAGAAGCTCGACTCCGTGCCTCCCCCTGCGTCCCCGGCCGCCCGCGCTCCACGCCCCATGCCAAGCCCGAGCGCCAGCCCCAAAAGCCCCGCCCTCGCCACTCCTCCGCCGGAGCAGGCGCCGGAAGTGGTAGTCCCCGAGGACTGGGCCATGGCCACCGACGTCATCTCCTCCGACCTCTCGTCTCCGGTTGTCCTCGTGTGTGGCCCCTCCAACAGCGGCAAGTCGACCTTCACCCGCCTCCTCCTCAACAAGCTGCTCCCCAG CTATGGGAGGGTCGGGTATCTGGACACCGACGTGGGGCAGCCGGAGTTCTCGCCGCCGGGGTGTCTCTCTCTGCACATCGTGGATGAAGCTATCACAG ATATGCAGAACCCGGTTCTGCGGGAGGCAGAAAG GTGCTGCTTCTACGGCGATATATCTTCAAAAGGGGATCCAGAATCATATCTGAACTCTTTATTTCTCTTGTATAACTACTTCGTTGAAAAATATCGTTGTCCTGGGGGTGAAGTGCTTCCTTTGATTGTCAACACTCCTGGATGGGTGAAAG GTACTGGTTTTGATATGCTTGTGGAGATGCTAAGGTATATCTGTCCCACAATTGTTGTTCCGATACGCACCAGAATGCAGAGAAAGAATCTCCCTGATGGAATGTTTTGGTTAACCGGTGGGGAAACAGAACCTAAAGTGATTACAATTGATgctgcaagtcgtgattccttgTCAAAATC ATCGTTAAAGCGGAAAGATGGGGGTGGAATGCGTGAACGGCGGCTTGTGGAGTACTTTAAACAATGTTTTTCAAGTGACATATCACTAGCAACAAACAAAGAGCTTGCTTATGCCCTAGCGTCTCTGCCACCCTATGAAGTATCATTTTCAGATGTTACAGTTATGCATCTTCATTGCGAG GTACCCCGTACTGAGATATGGCATAGTCTGAATGCAACCATAGTTGGCTTGGCAAGTAGTTGTGACACACCTGCGACAGCCCATGCAATTCCTTGGTGTGTTGGGCTTg TATATAAACCTGCCCAGGTATTGTCAGAGGCGTCGATGTGCAAAGGGGCCTGTTATATGTTATCACTCCTGTTGCTGTTGAACATCTTCAAAGCGTAG